Proteins from a single region of Belliella baltica DSM 15883:
- a CDS encoding MFS transporter, with the protein MTLLQKRRAALGSLFFLAGLCFASWASRIPDVQAKFELSESQLGTLLLGLPIGSLMALPLAGWLVHRYGSKMVIVFGAVGYMIFLPLIGFSTTIWTLIPVIVVFGMIGNLMNISLNTQALALEDMYGRSILASFHGLWSLAGFTGAGIGAGMIYFDIVPKFHYLLVSFMVLLIIVISQGFLVKEENPKADGGLVLKRPDSLLLRIGAIAFLGMLAEGCMFDWSGVYFKKVVEVHPSYVAVGYVSFMAAMASGRFISDRLNNKFGRLVILRGSGILIFSGLLISVFFPITGPAIIGFLLVGLGVASVIPVSYSVAGRSELYSPGVALAIVSTISFFGFLIGPPLIGFIAELSSLKTSFILIALTGLGITLLVSVRVQVFAKL; encoded by the coding sequence ATGACTTTATTGCAGAAGAGAAGAGCCGCTTTGGGCAGTTTATTTTTTTTGGCAGGCCTATGCTTTGCTTCTTGGGCCTCTCGTATTCCCGATGTACAGGCCAAATTCGAACTTTCAGAATCTCAATTAGGTACACTTTTGTTAGGTCTTCCAATCGGATCTTTGATGGCATTGCCTTTAGCGGGGTGGCTCGTGCATCGCTACGGGAGTAAAATGGTGATTGTATTTGGTGCTGTGGGTTATATGATTTTTCTTCCACTGATTGGGTTCAGCACCACCATTTGGACTTTGATCCCTGTTATTGTGGTTTTTGGAATGATAGGAAATTTGATGAACATTTCTTTGAACACTCAAGCTCTTGCCTTGGAAGATATGTATGGGAGGAGTATTTTGGCTTCTTTTCATGGTTTGTGGAGTCTAGCAGGATTTACGGGAGCAGGAATTGGAGCAGGAATGATATATTTTGATATTGTGCCAAAATTCCATTACCTGCTGGTATCATTTATGGTACTGCTTATCATTGTTATTTCTCAAGGTTTCTTGGTCAAAGAAGAAAATCCAAAAGCTGATGGAGGTTTAGTACTGAAGAGACCTGATAGTCTCCTGTTGAGAATTGGTGCAATTGCTTTTCTTGGGATGTTGGCAGAAGGATGTATGTTTGATTGGAGTGGAGTGTATTTCAAGAAAGTAGTCGAAGTTCATCCAAGTTATGTAGCTGTTGGCTATGTTTCATTTATGGCAGCGATGGCTTCAGGAAGGTTTATCTCAGATCGTTTGAATAATAAATTTGGGAGATTAGTGATCCTTCGCGGAAGTGGGATTTTGATCTTCTCAGGATTACTAATTTCTGTTTTTTTTCCAATTACTGGGCCTGCTATCATTGGTTTTCTACTCGTCGGACTTGGTGTAGCCTCTGTGATACCTGTTTCTTACAGTGTTGCGGGAAGGTCTGAATTATATTCACCTGGGGTGGCTTTGGCCATAGTCTCTACCATTTCTTTCTTTGGGTTTTTGATCGGACCTCCGTTGATTGGTTTTATTGCTGAACTATCAAGTTTGAAAACATCATTTATTTTGATTGCTTTGACTGGATTGGGAATTACCTTATTGGTCAGTGTTCGTGTTCAAGTTTTTGCGAAGCTGTAA
- a CDS encoding DUF6691 family protein yields MKVAENIKNTQPVECEAPNMQESKDGLLKYLIIGILFGTVFVKAEIVSWFRIQEMFRLQSFFMYGVIGSAIAVGALSIFLIKKFNIKTMKGETVNIPKKEFRKGQIIGGFIFGLGWALTGACPGPLFAQIGSGFTVILVTLLSAIAGTWVYGKFSDKLPN; encoded by the coding sequence ATGAAAGTAGCAGAAAATATAAAAAATACACAGCCTGTAGAGTGCGAAGCGCCTAATATGCAGGAAAGTAAAGATGGATTGTTGAAATACTTGATCATTGGTATTCTATTCGGAACTGTATTCGTCAAAGCTGAAATTGTTTCTTGGTTTAGAATTCAAGAGATGTTCAGATTGCAATCATTCTTTATGTATGGAGTGATTGGATCAGCGATCGCAGTTGGAGCCTTATCCATCTTTTTGATCAAAAAATTCAATATCAAAACGATGAAGGGTGAAACCGTAAATATCCCCAAAAAAGAATTTAGAAAAGGTCAGATCATTGGTGGATTCATCTTTGGACTAGGCTGGGCATTGACTGGTGCTTGTCCAGGGCCATTGTTTGCTCAGATAGGTAGTGGGTTCACCGTCATCCTAGTTACCCTTTTAAGTGCGATTGCAGGTACTTGGGTATATGGGAAGTTTTCTGACAAGTTGCCAAACTAA
- a CDS encoding YeeE/YedE family protein, whose amino-acid sequence MEQFIEWISQPWPWYVAGPLIGLTVPILLLVGNKSFGISSSLRHVCAMCVPANIPFFTYNWRKEMWNIVFVVGVLLGGFFATTFISNPDAIVVAESTQRDLAALGITDYSKLLPAEIFSWENLLTGKGLLFFVFGGFLVGFGTRYADGCTSGHAIMGISSLQWPSVVATIFFMVGGFLMTHVLLEPLMKMVGF is encoded by the coding sequence ATGGAACAATTTATTGAATGGATTTCCCAGCCTTGGCCATGGTATGTGGCAGGTCCACTGATCGGGCTGACAGTGCCAATCTTATTGCTAGTAGGTAATAAATCATTTGGGATTTCGTCATCTTTGAGACATGTGTGTGCCATGTGTGTGCCTGCAAATATCCCTTTCTTTACTTACAATTGGAGAAAGGAAATGTGGAATATCGTATTCGTGGTAGGAGTACTTTTGGGTGGTTTTTTTGCAACAACTTTCATTTCAAATCCAGATGCTATCGTAGTAGCGGAATCAACCCAAAGAGATTTAGCTGCTTTAGGAATTACGGATTATTCAAAGTTATTACCTGCTGAAATTTTCTCTTGGGAAAATTTATTGACTGGAAAAGGCCTACTTTTCTTCGTATTCGGAGGCTTTCTAGTAGGTTTTGGAACCCGGTACGCTGATGGATGTACCTCAGGTCATGCAATTATGGGAATTTCATCTTTACAATGGCCATCAGTTGTAGCTACGATCTTCTTTATGGTGGGTGGCTTCTTGATGACTCACGTATTGTTGGAACCTTTGATGAAAATGGTAGGATTTTAA
- a CDS encoding OprD family outer membrane porin — MNRVLIVIFLFMQNGIALASSFSNDEDSIKVEKPSLKEDLKNGKFDFHFRSYLMSTMNSGEIVDYATLAAGAGIGYTSPEWNGLQFRFNGFFTYQVFENNIRIADPLTGGGNRYEILLYDMNDISNTNKLDRLEEFYLAYSKNRVKFVLGRQKIITPLLNIQDNRMRPNVFQGLSVTYSGLKLKATAMWINQVTIRGTVDWYDVGDSFGVYSFGRNPFGEPSNYKGKISSKGIGLLGLQYHDQGLTVQTWNYTAENVFNMSFGQVDYTFNLPQKAQDCTWEFKDSINLLLMKEEIPIIN, encoded by the coding sequence ATGAATAGAGTTTTGATAGTGATCTTTCTGTTTATGCAGAATGGGATTGCCTTAGCAAGTTCTTTCAGTAATGATGAGGATAGTATAAAAGTGGAAAAGCCATCTTTAAAAGAAGATTTGAAAAATGGAAAGTTTGATTTTCATTTCAGATCCTATTTGATGTCCACAATGAATAGTGGCGAGATCGTAGATTATGCGACACTTGCTGCTGGCGCAGGTATTGGATACACTAGTCCTGAGTGGAATGGGCTTCAATTTAGATTCAATGGATTCTTTACCTATCAAGTATTTGAAAATAACATTAGAATTGCTGACCCTCTTACTGGTGGAGGAAATAGGTATGAAATATTGCTCTATGACATGAATGATATAAGCAATACCAATAAGTTGGATAGACTTGAAGAGTTCTATTTAGCTTACAGTAAGAATCGTGTCAAGTTTGTTTTAGGTAGGCAAAAAATAATTACGCCGCTTCTTAATATTCAAGACAATCGGATGCGTCCTAATGTATTCCAAGGACTATCAGTTACCTATTCGGGCCTAAAATTAAAAGCTACTGCAATGTGGATCAATCAAGTGACGATCAGAGGTACGGTAGATTGGTATGATGTAGGTGACTCGTTTGGAGTGTATAGCTTTGGTAGAAATCCATTTGGAGAGCCATCCAATTATAAAGGTAAGATTAGTTCAAAAGGAATTGGTTTGTTGGGTTTGCAATATCATGATCAAGGATTGACAGTGCAAACATGGAATTATACTGCCGAAAATGTGTTTAATATGAGCTTTGGACAAGTTGATTATACATTCAACTTACCTCAAAAAGCACAAGATTGCACTTGGGAGTTCAAGGATTCCATCAATTTGCTATTAATGAAGGAGGAAATCCCGATAATCAATTAG
- a CDS encoding MBL fold metallo-hydrolase produces MKIEQIYTGCLAQGAYYIESNGEAAIIDPLREVQPYIDQAQKNNSKIKYVFETHFHADFVSGHQDLSAKTGAPIVYGPTAMKLGFDAIIAEDGQEFKVGNLKIKLIHTPGHTMESSCYLLYNEEGKEEAIFTGDTLFIGDVGRPDLAQKVIADLTQEKLAGHLYDSLRNKIMPLSDDLIVYPAHGAGSACGKNMSKETSDTLGNQKKTNYALQEMTKEEFIKEVITGLTPPPAYFPQNVMMNIQGYDSIDEVLKRGVNPLSPAAFEAAANETGAVVLDTRDAQSFAKGFIPNSINIGIEGSFAVWVGAMIPDLKQEILVVADKGMEEEVITRLARVGYDYSIGYLDGGFDSWKEDGREVDTLTSLTVDEFAELQKNQGDVNILDVRKNSEFLSEHIIGAENAPLDYINESMLQVDKNKTYYVHCAGGYRSMIFASILKARGYDNLIDIKGGFKALKESEKFNVSEYVCPSTLL; encoded by the coding sequence ATGAAAATAGAACAAATTTATACCGGCTGTCTAGCTCAAGGTGCATACTACATCGAATCAAATGGTGAGGCGGCAATTATTGATCCATTGAGAGAAGTACAGCCCTATATCGATCAAGCTCAAAAAAATAATTCGAAGATTAAGTATGTCTTCGAAACCCACTTTCATGCTGATTTTGTATCAGGACATCAAGATTTGTCTGCAAAAACAGGTGCGCCAATAGTTTATGGTCCTACGGCAATGAAATTAGGCTTTGATGCAATTATTGCAGAAGATGGACAGGAATTCAAAGTAGGAAACTTAAAAATCAAGCTGATCCACACTCCGGGTCATACGATGGAGAGTTCTTGCTATTTATTATACAATGAAGAGGGTAAAGAAGAAGCTATTTTCACGGGAGACACTTTATTCATTGGAGATGTTGGACGTCCAGATTTAGCCCAAAAGGTAATAGCAGATTTGACTCAAGAGAAACTTGCTGGTCACCTTTATGATTCATTAAGAAATAAAATCATGCCTCTTTCAGATGATTTGATCGTCTATCCAGCTCACGGAGCAGGTTCTGCTTGTGGTAAGAACATGAGTAAGGAGACATCTGACACCTTAGGGAATCAAAAGAAGACAAACTATGCGCTTCAGGAGATGACCAAAGAAGAGTTTATCAAAGAAGTTATTACAGGACTTACACCTCCGCCTGCATATTTCCCACAAAATGTCATGATGAATATCCAAGGATATGACAGCATTGACGAAGTTTTGAAAAGAGGGGTGAATCCACTTTCTCCAGCGGCTTTTGAAGCAGCAGCAAATGAAACTGGTGCAGTTGTTTTGGATACGAGAGATGCTCAATCATTTGCAAAAGGATTTATCCCTAATTCTATCAACATTGGTATAGAAGGAAGTTTTGCTGTGTGGGTAGGTGCAATGATTCCTGACTTAAAGCAAGAGATTCTTGTGGTAGCAGACAAAGGAATGGAAGAAGAAGTCATTACAAGACTTGCTCGTGTTGGCTATGATTATTCCATTGGATATTTAGATGGGGGATTTGACTCTTGGAAAGAAGACGGAAGAGAAGTCGATACACTTACTTCTTTGACAGTAGATGAATTTGCTGAATTACAAAAAAATCAAGGGGATGTAAATATCCTCGATGTTAGGAAAAACAGTGAGTTCCTCAGTGAGCATATTATTGGAGCTGAAAATGCTCCTTTGGATTATATTAATGAAAGCATGCTTCAGGTGGATAAGAACAAGACTTACTATGTTCATTGTGCTGGAGGATACAGATCAATGATTTTTGCATCCATTCTTAAGGCAAGAGGATATGATAACTTGATTGATATCAAAGGTGGATTCAAAGCCTTGAAGGAATCTGAGAAATTCAATGTGAGTGAGTACGTTTGTCCTTCCACTCTATTGTAA
- the trxA gene encoding thioredoxin: MSTQAKTFNELISGDQPVLVDFFATWCGPCQMMQPILQDTAKQVGDKVKIIKVDVDKNQLAASNFQVRGVPTLILFQKGKVLWRQSGVEPAHQLVNIINQNIPQTV; the protein is encoded by the coding sequence ATGAGCACACAAGCCAAAACATTCAATGAGTTGATATCTGGAGACCAACCTGTCTTGGTTGATTTCTTTGCCACTTGGTGTGGACCTTGTCAAATGATGCAACCCATTTTACAAGATACAGCTAAGCAAGTCGGTGATAAAGTAAAAATCATCAAAGTAGATGTGGATAAAAATCAATTGGCAGCAAGTAATTTTCAAGTAAGGGGTGTTCCTACTTTAATACTTTTCCAAAAAGGAAAAGTATTGTGGAGGCAGTCTGGAGTGGAACCTGCGCATCAATTGGTGAATATAATAAATCAAAATATTCCTCAAACAGTCTGA
- a CDS encoding glycosyltransferase family 117 protein, translated as MLDYKKVNNLTGWLVALVATLVYILTVEQTASFWDPGEFIAVAYKLQVPHPPGAPFFLLIYRMFGFLAMGDGLQVAYWMNVGSALFSGFTILFLFWSITLLGRKLFKMKKGQESKGETISLMGAGIIGALVYTFSDSFWFSAVEAEVYAMSSFFTAIVIWAFLKWDVIEDPREENKWLIFIAYLVGLSIGVHLLNLVTLPALALIYYFKKYKNPNIKGGAIALLCGGVALIIINNLIIPGLPSLAGSIEIFFVNSIGLPFGSGIVFFSAVFLGSLIYAILYSIKKEKVILNTILLSLTFVLIGYSSYALIVIRANQDPVINENNPSDIISYVSYLKREQYGYRPLLHGQYFTAKVESQEDGAPIYLKGKDKYEIVDYNTITKYEKSKTTILPRIYSTQERHKQIYRAKLGLSQGQEPTFSDNIYFMLTHQLGHMYWRYFMWNFSGRESDYSDAPWLGIADAFSDKFPDYIKENKAHNNYLMLPLILGLIGMFFQAKKDPNSFYVTLGLFLMMGVVLILYLNSPPVEPRERDYIYVGSFYAFAIWVGFGVLALSHWIGKLNKNLAVAGILATLITFPIPLLMATQNWDDHNRQGRYFSVDSARNFLASCEPNAILFTGGDNDTFPLWYVQAVENFRTDVRVVVLSYFDTDWYVDQMTRQAYDSEALPFSLTYENYRKGTNDVLYLYEREGLEAISAKEYLRLLKNQSDLLKLQGSNKITINMVPARNIILDIDVEKVYNQGLIPEGMEALVTDQMNLRVKGEYLTKGNMMLLDLITSNNWERPIYFNNTSLATIGLDLEEYVVMEGLTYRLLPVRKPQNFRAELVNAEKSYKHVMEDFAFRGMDNPDNYFDDEFRRFTSNHRSALNSIAIALLDEDEIEKAAEILNFGIAKMPNEAIAYDLASGQSVPLFFEVGEDEKALDIVEKMTVKSIQLLEFYSKTNREYDREAIISLEMLRYFVPLLEEKGYNDLAAELKRDLERFVGTSRDNRLDRR; from the coding sequence ATGCTTGATTACAAAAAGGTCAATAATCTGACAGGATGGCTGGTTGCACTAGTCGCCACTTTAGTTTACATTTTGACTGTAGAACAGACCGCCAGCTTTTGGGATCCAGGAGAATTTATCGCAGTTGCTTACAAACTTCAGGTACCCCACCCTCCAGGAGCTCCTTTCTTCTTACTGATTTACAGGATGTTCGGATTCCTTGCAATGGGCGATGGACTTCAAGTGGCTTATTGGATGAATGTGGGAAGTGCTTTATTTTCTGGATTTACAATTTTGTTTTTATTCTGGTCTATCACATTGCTTGGAAGAAAACTTTTCAAGATGAAAAAAGGTCAGGAAAGTAAAGGAGAGACAATCAGCTTAATGGGGGCTGGTATTATCGGCGCATTAGTTTATACTTTTTCAGATAGCTTTTGGTTTTCAGCTGTAGAAGCTGAAGTGTACGCCATGTCTTCTTTCTTTACCGCCATCGTGATTTGGGCATTTCTGAAATGGGATGTCATCGAAGATCCAAGGGAAGAAAACAAGTGGTTGATTTTTATCGCTTATTTGGTTGGCCTTTCGATCGGTGTCCATTTGCTCAATTTGGTTACGCTGCCTGCATTGGCTTTGATTTATTATTTCAAAAAGTACAAAAACCCAAATATCAAAGGGGGAGCAATTGCTTTACTTTGTGGTGGAGTTGCCTTGATTATCATCAATAACTTGATCATCCCAGGACTACCAAGTCTTGCTGGGTCGATTGAGATTTTCTTTGTGAACAGCATTGGTTTGCCGTTTGGATCAGGGATTGTCTTTTTTTCTGCGGTTTTCTTAGGCTCCTTGATTTATGCAATTTTATACAGTATCAAAAAAGAGAAAGTCATCCTCAATACCATTTTGCTTTCATTGACTTTTGTCTTGATAGGATACAGTTCCTATGCGCTGATTGTCATCAGAGCAAATCAGGATCCTGTAATCAATGAAAACAATCCCAGCGATATCATCAGTTATGTCTCCTATCTAAAAAGAGAACAATATGGCTACAGACCGCTTCTTCATGGACAGTATTTCACTGCTAAAGTTGAATCTCAAGAAGATGGAGCTCCAATTTACCTCAAAGGAAAAGACAAATACGAAATCGTAGATTACAATACTATTACAAAATATGAAAAGAGTAAAACCACTATTTTACCTAGAATTTACTCTACACAAGAACGACACAAACAAATCTATCGAGCAAAACTTGGATTGAGTCAAGGTCAAGAACCGACATTCAGTGACAATATCTACTTTATGCTAACCCATCAATTGGGACATATGTATTGGAGGTATTTTATGTGGAATTTCTCTGGCCGAGAAAGTGACTACTCAGATGCTCCTTGGTTAGGAATCGCAGATGCATTCAGTGACAAATTCCCAGATTATATCAAAGAAAATAAGGCGCATAACAATTATTTGATGCTTCCTTTAATTCTAGGATTGATCGGTATGTTTTTCCAAGCGAAAAAAGATCCTAATTCCTTCTACGTAACCTTAGGTTTATTCTTGATGATGGGAGTGGTATTGATTCTTTATCTTAATTCCCCACCCGTGGAACCTAGAGAGCGAGATTATATCTACGTAGGTTCTTTTTATGCTTTTGCCATTTGGGTAGGATTTGGAGTCTTGGCACTGTCGCATTGGATTGGAAAACTGAATAAAAACCTAGCAGTTGCGGGTATACTTGCAACTTTGATCACTTTCCCTATCCCTTTATTGATGGCGACCCAAAACTGGGATGATCACAATAGACAAGGAAGATATTTCTCTGTAGATTCTGCAAGGAATTTCTTGGCTTCCTGCGAACCAAATGCAATTCTATTTACAGGAGGTGACAATGACACTTTCCCACTTTGGTACGTTCAAGCTGTTGAAAACTTTAGAACTGATGTCAGAGTAGTCGTTTTGAGTTATTTTGATACAGACTGGTATGTAGATCAAATGACACGTCAAGCTTACGATTCTGAAGCTTTACCTTTCTCTTTGACTTATGAAAACTACAGAAAAGGAACCAATGATGTTCTATATTTATATGAAAGAGAAGGACTTGAGGCAATCTCAGCTAAGGAATATTTGAGATTACTCAAAAACCAAAGTGATTTACTCAAACTTCAAGGTTCAAATAAGATAACCATCAACATGGTTCCTGCCAGAAATATCATTTTGGATATTGATGTAGAAAAAGTCTATAATCAAGGGTTGATTCCAGAAGGTATGGAAGCCTTGGTAACAGATCAGATGAACCTTAGGGTAAAAGGAGAATACCTCACTAAAGGAAATATGATGTTACTTGACTTGATCACTTCCAATAATTGGGAGAGACCAATCTACTTCAACAATACCTCGTTAGCCACAATCGGATTAGATTTGGAAGAGTATGTGGTAATGGAAGGGTTGACTTATAGATTACTTCCTGTGAGAAAGCCTCAAAATTTCAGAGCAGAGTTAGTCAATGCTGAAAAATCATACAAACATGTCATGGAAGATTTTGCCTTCCGAGGAATGGATAATCCAGACAATTACTTTGATGATGAATTCAGAAGATTTACTTCAAATCACAGGAGTGCTTTGAATAGCATCGCTATTGCACTTCTAGATGAAGATGAAATTGAAAAAGCTGCAGAAATCTTAAATTTTGGTATCGCCAAGATGCCAAATGAAGCAATTGCCTACGATCTAGCAAGTGGACAATCTGTTCCTTTGTTCTTCGAAGTTGGTGAAGATGAAAAAGCGCTAGATATCGTTGAGAAAATGACTGTGAAGTCAATTCAACTTCTAGAGTTCTACTCCAAAACAAATCGGGAATATGACAGAGAAGCAATAATTTCTCTTGAAATGCTTCGCTACTTTGTCCCTCTTCTTGAAGAAAAAGGATACAATGATTTGGCTGCTGAGTTGAAAAGAGACCTAGAAAGATTCGTGGGAACTTCGAGAGACAATAGACTCGACAGAAGATAA